GTGATCTGCTCGGCGTACCGATATTCCGGCAGATAGTCCGATAACGGCGCGTCAATGTTCAGCGCCCCATCCGCAGCCAACACCAACATGCTGTCAGCCGTAAATTGCTTGCTTAATGATCCTAAACCGCTAGTAGTGTGGATCGTGAATGGTTCTTTTTTCGCAAAATCCGCCATGCCGTTTTGCCAGTGGGACAATTGATGATTGGCATCCACTAAAATGGTGGCACCATTGAGATGATATTTTTCATTGATAGCTTGATAGCCGTTCCAATCTGTCACGAAAAGGCCTCCCTTTAGCCGAAAAAACGTTGAGGCAACGATAGCATGCATCACGATGCTTTTCAAACTAAAATATCATCATTGGCCAATGAGAATCTAATTGGGGGCTTTACTTCCCATACCGGTTGCATCATCTTGCCTGGACGGCGATGATGGCCTTAATCACCGAAGGAGGAAACACAGATGGCTGCGATTTATGATAATCCGGATTTTTTCAAGGCATATAGCCAAATGGATCGCTCGAAAAAAGGTTTAGCCGGGGCGGGGGAGTGGCATGAGTTGAAGACGGTCTTACCGGACTTTACCGGTAAACGGGTGCTTGATCTCGGGTGCGGTTATGGTTGGCACTGTCGCTATGCCGCTGATCATGGCGCTAAAAGTGTGCTTGGCATCGATACGTCAGCCAAAATGCTTGCCAAGGCTTCTGAGCTGACGGACGACAAGCGGATCACGTATCGCCAGCTGGACGTGCAGGCCATCGACCAATTGCCGGAGCAGTTTGAAGTCATTTTAAGCTCGCTAGCCATTCATTACATTGCCGATTACGCTGAACTTGTCGGTAAGATCAGCGACAAACTGCCAATTGGCGGGCAATTTGTCATGTCCGTGGAACATCCGATTTTTACGGCCCAAGGCAATGAGGAGTGGGTCACGGACGAGCAGGGCCACAACCTGTACTGGCCGGTTGATCGTTATTTTGACGAGAGCAAACAGGAAACCGACTTTTTAGGCCATCGAATCAAAAAATACCATCGGACGTTGACGACCTATTTGAATACCTTGCTCGACAACCATCTGCGACTGGATCGCGTGATTGAGCCGACCCCGACTGCTGAAATAGTCAAAACCATTCCCGGTATGGCAGATGAGTTGCGCCGGCCGATGATGCTGATTGTGGCAACGACCAAAACGGCGTGAGCAATCAGGCCTGTCTATTGTCGCCAATCCTTTCACGGCGTATACTCGTGGAATTAAAACTAAATCGAATAGAAGGAAATCGCTCGTGAAACTAAGAATTGGTATTCCCACAGACGAACTGATCGAAGTCAATCCCGTGATGCCGAATAATCACCCTGCTTATGTGCCGCATGATGTCAAAGAGGCGTTCATTCACCTTGATGCGCTCCCGCTTGTGTTGCCGTTCCCTGATGATGTGAGTCAGACCGAACAGCTCGCGCAAGATGATATGGCCTTGGTCG
Above is a window of Lacticaseibacillus casei DSM 20011 = JCM 1134 = ATCC 393 DNA encoding:
- a CDS encoding class I SAM-dependent methyltransferase, whose protein sequence is MAAIYDNPDFFKAYSQMDRSKKGLAGAGEWHELKTVLPDFTGKRVLDLGCGYGWHCRYAADHGAKSVLGIDTSAKMLAKASELTDDKRITYRQLDVQAIDQLPEQFEVILSSLAIHYIADYAELVGKISDKLPIGGQFVMSVEHPIFTAQGNEEWVTDEQGHNLYWPVDRYFDESKQETDFLGHRIKKYHRTLTTYLNTLLDNHLRLDRVIEPTPTAEIVKTIPGMADELRRPMMLIVATTKTA